Proteins encoded by one window of Vampirovibrionales bacterium:
- a CDS encoding TonB family protein has translation MNAPRPTPPLSEPPTAFSTPVALPMGGSYSRSPNFIPMVGLSILIHALVVSFLLAAFFLLKFLGFDLKMLDPLALRDREIEFVLVNNPAQKPRDPNTRNRSDRMTRSGGKKIPNRVQAEPQQKAGPQHRAIRPTPPRPAAKPTPTPRARVTPQPPTPPTPQRAQARPTPPQPKMPPAPRVTAKAPVLPPNPLASAIRTPAPPTPKMASAGPVLTSPLSGSPSGRSGPPRPTQIPGGTTGFSSPRSGSPGSQAGGAGGRSSYNASGSPGGGGGRAGIDSMPEADFGPYMAELQRRIRRNWRPPQAQEDKRVVVFFKIARDGRLLSVSTQKSSGFEEADQAALAAVRLAAPFRPLPAAHPDNDVTVQFTFDYNVYRSSGGGGGARIR, from the coding sequence GTGAACGCGCCACGCCCGACACCCCCCTTATCTGAACCGCCGACGGCGTTTTCTACGCCGGTGGCATTGCCGATGGGCGGCTCTTATAGTCGTTCGCCCAACTTTATCCCCATGGTGGGGCTCTCTATCCTGATTCACGCGCTGGTGGTGAGCTTCTTACTGGCGGCCTTCTTTCTGCTGAAGTTTCTGGGGTTTGATCTCAAGATGCTGGACCCGCTGGCCCTGCGCGATCGCGAGATTGAATTCGTCCTGGTGAATAATCCCGCGCAAAAGCCGCGCGACCCGAACACGCGCAATCGCTCGGACCGCATGACCCGCTCCGGCGGCAAGAAAATCCCCAACCGGGTCCAAGCCGAACCCCAGCAGAAGGCCGGGCCGCAACATCGCGCGATTAGACCCACCCCGCCGCGCCCTGCCGCCAAGCCCACGCCGACCCCGCGCGCGCGCGTGACGCCCCAACCGCCGACGCCGCCAACGCCTCAGCGCGCACAGGCGCGCCCGACCCCGCCGCAGCCCAAGATGCCGCCCGCGCCGCGCGTCACCGCCAAAGCGCCTGTTTTACCGCCCAATCCGCTGGCCTCGGCCATCCGTACGCCTGCGCCGCCGACGCCCAAAATGGCCAGCGCCGGCCCGGTGCTGACCTCGCCGTTGTCCGGTTCTCCCAGCGGACGTTCCGGCCCGCCGCGCCCCACCCAGATTCCAGGCGGGACAACAGGCTTTTCCTCTCCCCGTTCGGGCAGTCCCGGCTCTCAGGCCGGGGGCGCGGGCGGTCGTAGCTCGTATAACGCCTCCGGTTCGCCCGGCGGCGGCGGCGGACGCGCCGGGATTGATTCGATGCCCGAGGCCGACTTCGGCCCGTATATGGCGGAACTTCAGCGGCGGATTCGTCGTAATTGGCGGCCCCCGCAGGCGCAGGAAGACAAGCGGGTCGTCGTATTCTTCAAGATTGCCCGCGATGGTCGCCTGCTGTCGGTCTCCACGCAGAAATCATCGGGGTTTGAGGAAGCGGATCAGGCTGCGTTGGCCGCCGTTCGGCTGGCTGCGCCCTTTCGCCCACTGCCGGCGGCCCACCCGGATAACGACGTCACCGTGCAATTCACCTTCGATTACAACGTCTACCGCAGTTCCGGCGGCGGGGGCGGCGCCCGGATTCGTTAG
- the lysA gene encoding diaminopimelate decarboxylase yields MTANQSITPLTYAINDQGHSCVGGVDLTELAAAYGTPLYALDAATFRAMAAAYHDALENHYPKDALALYAAKANLSMGLCKLADNLGLGLDVVSGGELYTAVQAGFPVEKVFFNGNNKSADEIELALQYKVGRITVDNPDELALIHEVASRKGVRAEILLRISPGIECHTHDYIKTGQLDSKFGFHLGELSAALDAITTQYRDTMALKGLHAHIGSQIFETRPYEDLVETMFNIYYNIRASYGGLILPDLNLGGGLGVAYQSKDDPLNIEDAVATICQKAARYAEKLDYPLPRLLLEPGRSMVATAGITLYTVGTRKTVPGVRKYVSVDGGMGDNIRPALYQAEYSATLANKAALPVDETVTIAGKYCESGDVLIRKLEIPTAEPGDVLAVFGTGAYNYSMASTYNRVPRPAMVLLENGAVHLLVRRETYDHLSALDVIPSYLMNPDPKPIPLAAQNRLE; encoded by the coding sequence ATGACGGCCAATCAGTCGATCACTCCCCTGACCTACGCCATTAACGACCAGGGCCACAGCTGCGTGGGCGGCGTGGATCTCACGGAACTGGCCGCCGCTTACGGCACGCCCCTCTATGCGCTGGACGCCGCCACGTTTCGCGCCATGGCCGCCGCCTATCACGACGCGCTGGAGAACCATTACCCCAAGGACGCGCTGGCGCTCTACGCCGCCAAGGCGAATCTGAGCATGGGGCTGTGCAAGCTGGCGGATAATCTGGGTCTGGGGCTGGACGTGGTATCGGGCGGCGAGCTGTACACAGCGGTTCAGGCAGGATTTCCGGTTGAAAAGGTCTTCTTTAACGGCAATAACAAGAGCGCCGATGAAATTGAACTGGCCCTTCAATACAAAGTTGGCCGTATTACCGTCGACAACCCGGACGAGCTGGCGCTGATCCACGAGGTCGCCTCGCGAAAAGGCGTCCGCGCCGAGATTCTGCTTCGCATCAGCCCAGGAATCGAGTGCCACACGCACGATTACATCAAAACCGGCCAACTGGACAGCAAATTTGGCTTTCATCTGGGCGAATTGTCGGCGGCGCTGGACGCCATTACGACCCAGTATCGCGACACCATGGCCCTCAAAGGGCTGCACGCGCATATCGGCTCCCAGATTTTTGAGACGCGCCCCTACGAAGATCTCGTGGAGACGATGTTCAACATCTATTACAACATCCGCGCGTCGTACGGCGGACTGATTCTGCCGGATTTAAACCTGGGCGGCGGCCTGGGCGTGGCGTATCAGAGCAAGGACGATCCGCTGAACATTGAGGACGCCGTGGCGACCATCTGCCAGAAAGCCGCGCGCTACGCCGAAAAGCTCGACTATCCCCTGCCGCGTTTGCTGCTGGAGCCGGGGCGCAGTATGGTCGCAACCGCAGGCATCACGCTCTACACCGTTGGCACGCGCAAAACCGTGCCCGGCGTTCGCAAATACGTCTCGGTGGACGGCGGCATGGGCGATAACATCCGCCCGGCGCTGTATCAGGCGGAGTATTCGGCCACGCTGGCCAACAAGGCTGCGCTGCCGGTAGACGAGACCGTCACCATCGCCGGAAAATACTGCGAATCCGGCGACGTGCTGATTCGCAAGCTGGAAATCCCGACGGCGGAGCCCGGCGACGTGCTGGCGGTTTTCGGCACCGGGGCCTATAACTACTCCATGGCCTCAACGTATAACCGCGTGCCGCGTCCGGCAATGGTTTTGCTGGAAAACGGAGCTGTTCACCTGCTGGTGCGCCGCGAAACCTACGACCACCTTAGCGCGCTGGACGTGATCCCCTCCTATCTGATGAACCCGGACCCCAAACCCATTCCGCTCGCGGCCCAGAATCGGTTAGAATAA
- a CDS encoding TIGR00159 family protein: MDWGHDTIQWLSAQRWFMRVNWRQLGQLAFLALGVLYLYMRFIRGSQAEQLFKGLFVILIGFLGLYILADYFNLALIGAALGFGIQILSVALIVIFQPELRRMLLFLGQPDLFGERSLTAPAQERLERKSEYLIDTLTEAVRFLSKSRTGALIVLESENDAGSHYLEAGARLDARLSAEALLTIFHPKTPLHDGAVIITPGNRIAAAGVLLPLTEDPKLSWQFGTRHRAAIGLTEVCDSYCVVVSEESGTISIAHKGKLEKMTGADELKKRLEKIYHVHADRKRDAKEGTRSSLAAGRDDEAASDRFSDQLRHLFAHRAPRRLRRLIVRNPDRR; the protein is encoded by the coding sequence TTGGACTGGGGTCATGACACAATCCAGTGGCTCAGCGCCCAGCGCTGGTTCATGCGGGTGAATTGGCGTCAACTGGGGCAGTTGGCCTTTCTGGCGCTCGGCGTTCTCTACCTTTATATGCGCTTTATCCGCGGCAGCCAGGCGGAGCAGTTATTCAAGGGGCTGTTTGTCATTCTCATTGGCTTTCTGGGCCTGTATATTCTGGCGGATTATTTTAATCTGGCGCTGATTGGCGCGGCGCTTGGCTTTGGGATTCAGATTCTGAGCGTGGCCCTGATTGTGATTTTTCAGCCGGAATTGCGGCGGATGCTGTTGTTTCTGGGGCAACCCGACCTGTTTGGCGAGCGCAGCCTGACGGCGCCCGCCCAGGAGCGGCTGGAGCGCAAGTCGGAGTACCTGATCGACACGCTGACCGAGGCCGTGCGCTTCCTGAGCAAGTCGCGCACCGGCGCCCTGATTGTGCTGGAGTCTGAGAACGATGCGGGAAGCCACTATCTGGAGGCGGGCGCCCGGCTCGACGCGCGCCTGAGCGCCGAAGCGCTGCTGACGATTTTTCATCCCAAGACGCCGCTGCACGACGGCGCGGTGATTATTACGCCCGGCAACCGGATTGCCGCCGCCGGCGTTCTACTGCCCCTGACCGAGGATCCCAAGCTAAGCTGGCAGTTTGGCACCCGTCACCGCGCCGCCATCGGCCTGACGGAAGTCTGCGACAGCTATTGCGTCGTGGTTTCCGAGGAAAGCGGGACGATTTCCATCGCCCACAAAGGCAAGCTCGAGAAAATGACAGGCGCTGACGAGCTTAAAAAGCGTCTGGAGAAGATTTACCACGTCCATGCCGACCGAAAGCGCGACGCCAAAGAGGGGACGCGCTCCTCGCTGGCCGCCGGACGCGACGACGAGGCGGCTTCAGACCGATTTTCGGATCAACTCCGCCATCTTTTCGCCCACCGCGCGCCGCGCCGCCTGCGCCGCCTGATCGTCCGCAACCCCGACCGCCGCTAG
- the truB gene encoding tRNA pseudouridine(55) synthase TruB, whose translation MRRLLRVFAVLNVHKPVGITSHDVVSAVRRVFGLKRVGHAGTLDPMADGVLPVFLGPAARLIEYVDSDKAYRLRVVFGLESDTLDCEGEVHASASAQQAQAAVSEAPLQAALLAMTGVIEQRIPAYSAKRVDGKKLYQWAREGRPIDDRVKTVDLKSLSLHALTLGDDGRPQAVIDVTCGSGAFMRAIARDLGESLGCGAVLAALTRTRHGRFLLPDSVTLAALRESASPCDFLRDPLPYLALPQWELPDALAATRLLQGMPLDADALPAPLRALKDKDLCALTFEHRLIAVARWRDRKLRPEKAFAGSP comes from the coding sequence ATGAGGCGCCTGTTGCGCGTGTTCGCTGTCCTGAACGTCCATAAACCTGTCGGCATCACCAGCCACGACGTCGTAAGCGCCGTGCGCCGCGTCTTTGGTCTCAAGCGCGTGGGCCATGCGGGCACCCTCGACCCGATGGCGGATGGCGTCCTGCCGGTCTTTCTCGGCCCTGCCGCGCGGCTTATCGAGTATGTGGACAGCGACAAGGCCTACCGCCTGCGCGTCGTCTTCGGTCTGGAGAGCGACACGCTCGATTGCGAGGGCGAAGTCCACGCCAGCGCTTCTGCCCAGCAGGCGCAGGCCGCCGTGAGCGAAGCCCCGCTTCAGGCGGCCTTACTCGCCATGACGGGCGTGATCGAGCAGCGGATTCCAGCCTATTCCGCCAAGCGGGTCGACGGGAAGAAGCTCTACCAGTGGGCGCGCGAAGGTCGCCCGATTGATGATCGCGTCAAGACGGTCGATTTAAAGTCCTTGTCGCTTCACGCCCTGACGCTGGGCGACGATGGCCGTCCGCAAGCCGTCATTGACGTTACCTGCGGGTCGGGGGCCTTTATGCGCGCCATCGCCCGCGATCTGGGCGAGTCGTTGGGTTGCGGGGCTGTGCTGGCCGCTCTGACCCGAACCCGTCACGGCCGTTTCCTCTTGCCCGATTCCGTCACGCTGGCCGCGCTTCGCGAGTCCGCCAGCCCTTGTGACTTTCTGCGCGATCCTTTGCCTTATCTGGCCTTGCCTCAGTGGGAGTTACCCGACGCCCTCGCCGCAACGCGCCTGCTTCAGGGGATGCCGCTGGACGCCGACGCGTTGCCCGCGCCATTACGCGCGCTCAAGGACAAAGACCTGTGCGCGCTTACCTTCGAGCATCGCCTGATCGCCGTCGCCCGTTGGCGCGACCGCAAGCTCCGCCCCGAAAAAGCCTTCGCCGGGAGCCCTTAA
- a CDS encoding DEAD/DEAH box helicase encodes MTSLHFDALSLTPETRKAIDEMGYRQASAIQAQTIPLMRQGLDLIGQAQTGGGKTAAFAIPLIERTDPQDMYVQALTLCPTRELALQVCGEFQKLGKYRRYFFTAALYGGQPIERQLRQLRQRPPIVIGTPGRVLDLIRRGALDLSRVKTVVLDEADEMLNMGFRPDIERILAYTPETRQTVFFSATMPRPILEMSARYLKNPQHIQAQRHDEPVAEIEQSYFEVPRAGKMAVLTHLIAERPSARALIFCNTKWGVDSLVKRLKNLGIEAEGLHGGKTQPQRDRIMNSFRQGATHLLVATDVAARGLHVDNIEAVINYDLPKNTEFYVHRIGRTGRAGKSGRAFTFVEASEFQQLRQIRRYANARLVRQELPARA; translated from the coding sequence ATGACCTCCCTCCATTTTGACGCCCTGTCGCTGACCCCCGAAACGCGAAAGGCCATCGACGAGATGGGCTACCGCCAAGCGTCTGCGATTCAGGCGCAAACGATTCCCCTGATGCGCCAAGGGCTGGACCTCATCGGCCAGGCGCAGACAGGAGGCGGCAAAACCGCCGCTTTTGCGATTCCGCTGATCGAGCGCACGGACCCGCAGGATATGTATGTTCAGGCGCTGACACTGTGCCCGACCCGCGAACTCGCGCTGCAGGTGTGCGGCGAGTTTCAGAAGCTGGGTAAATACCGCCGCTACTTCTTTACGGCGGCACTCTACGGCGGACAGCCCATTGAGCGCCAGTTGCGCCAACTTCGCCAGCGGCCGCCCATCGTGATCGGGACGCCGGGGCGCGTGCTGGACTTGATTCGGCGCGGGGCGCTGGATTTGTCCCGCGTCAAAACCGTGGTGCTGGATGAAGCCGATGAAATGCTGAACATGGGATTTCGTCCCGACATTGAGCGGATTCTGGCCTATACGCCCGAGACGCGGCAAACCGTGTTTTTCTCGGCCACGATGCCGCGCCCGATTCTGGAGATGAGCGCGCGGTATTTGAAGAATCCGCAGCATATCCAGGCGCAGCGGCACGATGAGCCGGTGGCGGAAATCGAGCAGTCGTATTTTGAAGTGCCGCGCGCGGGTAAAATGGCGGTGCTGACCCATTTGATCGCCGAGCGACCGAGCGCGCGCGCGCTGATTTTCTGCAATACCAAGTGGGGCGTGGATTCGCTGGTCAAACGGCTGAAGAATCTGGGGATTGAGGCCGAAGGGCTCCATGGCGGCAAAACCCAACCGCAGCGCGACCGCATTATGAACAGCTTCCGTCAGGGGGCGACCCATTTGCTGGTGGCAACGGACGTGGCGGCGCGCGGCCTCCATGTGGATAACATCGAAGCCGTGATTAATTACGACCTGCCTAAAAATACCGAATTTTACGTCCACCGGATCGGTCGCACCGGCCGGGCTGGGAAATCTGGGCGGGCGTTTACCTTTGTGGAGGCCAGCGAGTTTCAGCAATTGCGCCAGATTCGCCGCTACGCCAATGCGCGTCTGGTTCGTCAGGAGCTTCCGGCGCGGGCCTGA
- a CDS encoding DUF3147 family protein, translating to MLYYIAKLGLSAALILAVSEIAKRSPLLGAIVASLPLLSVLAMIWLYQETKNPQAIATLSYSIFWMVIPSLVLFISLPEFLKKDVPFYPALLFSSILTVLAYFLMIFLLSKIGTRI from the coding sequence ATGCTGTATTACATTGCAAAATTAGGCCTCTCGGCCGCTCTGATTCTGGCCGTCAGTGAAATTGCCAAACGGTCGCCATTGCTTGGCGCCATAGTCGCCTCTCTCCCCCTGCTCTCTGTGCTGGCCATGATTTGGCTTTATCAGGAAACAAAAAATCCACAGGCGATTGCGACGCTTTCTTATTCAATTTTCTGGATGGTTATTCCTTCTCTGGTTCTCTTTATTTCACTTCCCGAATTCCTCAAGAAGGATGTTCCGTTTTATCCGGCCTTATTATTTTCCAGTATATTAACTGTTCTGGCTTATTTCCTGATGATATTTCTTCTTTCCAAAATAGGGACGAGAATATAA
- a CDS encoding prohibitin family protein, which produces MTFSRLPVFSSKMPVAAKVWTLLGLSLVGIFLFQQCFTIIPPGYRGISVTLGSVDRHFRREGFSLKMPFIEEIVRVPIKQITVSGKAACFSSDLQTVQVDFQALYRIPENKVVELFQKYQGDPYQSLLEPRIQESLKEESANYRAEDLVKNREAVKRNVMEKVSHKVDGLLVVQDIPIANIDLSDDLEHAIEQKQIKEQEALAKRYELDKAKKDAEITLVNAEAEAKAVQIKGQALKSSPQVIELDIVKKWNGVSPTTVVVGKGGGNIMLPLR; this is translated from the coding sequence ATGACGTTCTCCCGCCTCCCCGTTTTCTCGTCAAAAATGCCGGTTGCCGCCAAGGTTTGGACGCTTCTGGGGCTCAGCCTTGTTGGGATTTTCCTGTTTCAGCAGTGTTTTACGATTATTCCGCCGGGATATCGCGGGATTAGCGTGACGCTGGGATCGGTGGACCGGCATTTTCGGCGCGAAGGCTTCAGTCTTAAAATGCCCTTTATCGAAGAGATTGTCCGGGTCCCGATTAAGCAAATTACGGTTAGCGGAAAGGCAGCTTGCTTTAGTAGCGACTTGCAGACCGTGCAGGTCGATTTCCAGGCGCTTTACCGCATCCCGGAAAATAAAGTCGTCGAACTGTTTCAGAAATATCAGGGCGATCCCTACCAATCTTTATTAGAGCCCCGGATTCAGGAAAGCCTCAAAGAAGAAAGCGCTAATTACCGCGCTGAAGATCTGGTCAAGAATCGCGAGGCCGTCAAAAGAAACGTCATGGAAAAGGTCAGCCATAAAGTAGATGGCCTGCTGGTGGTGCAGGATATTCCCATTGCCAATATCGATCTCAGCGATGATCTCGAGCATGCCATCGAACAAAAGCAGATCAAGGAGCAAGAAGCTTTAGCCAAACGCTACGAATTGGATAAGGCCAAAAAAGACGCGGAAATCACGTTGGTCAACGCCGAGGCGGAAGCCAAGGCCGTCCAAATCAAGGGGCAGGCCCTGAAGTCATCGCCGCAGGTGATCGAGTTAGACATCGTTAAAAAGTGGAACGGGGTCTCGCCCACGACCGTGGTGGTCGGCAAGGGAGGCGGAAACATCATGCTCCCCTTACGCTGA
- a CDS encoding tetratricopeptide repeat protein encodes MKTLFRHLFGQLDRYAQIVDAYKKAANDAPDHAMAHVNWGSKLIQEESYDAAIEKFQTAAQMAPDRAICQTQWGIALAKLNRLEEAIERFETAALLAPEDPRNFIFQGAALVELGRFDDAKARYHKAIELAPGSPEPYVNWGVALARSGEYHEAVFNFKAALGLKAFQPNVFFLWGAVLAEMGQYEEAIEKFQVTLRHHPKHVEALLFWAVAQNRLGRYQDAISTCRRALAIDADKPDLYLTLGDALANSQRLDAAISNYRHALMLNPQLGDAYKSWGVALARDGKLDEAVTKFEKAQAIDAELPGLNAVWGAALVEAKRYQEALAYLEKAAAEDPENAEALLNEAMALIHLGAKDLALEKLFAVESVDSWNPRVHTLLGAHYRSLGDPDRAITHFRKALDESPDFEDAMAQLAQAYGDKGDDEEALRALRPWIRRSPDCPAAQLHYGHALARSGDQDEAIARFEKSLALAPDSQESRLALAEALLGRAQSDDLARAQTLLADALALDPQCEAARELQARQTG; translated from the coding sequence ATGAAAACCCTGTTTCGTCATCTGTTCGGTCAACTGGATCGGTACGCGCAGATCGTTGACGCTTATAAGAAAGCGGCCAACGACGCGCCGGATCACGCCATGGCGCACGTGAACTGGGGCTCGAAACTGATTCAGGAAGAATCGTACGACGCGGCGATCGAAAAATTCCAGACCGCCGCGCAAATGGCGCCCGATCGCGCGATTTGCCAAACCCAGTGGGGCATCGCGCTTGCCAAGCTGAATCGGCTGGAAGAGGCCATTGAGCGCTTTGAGACCGCCGCCCTGCTCGCGCCGGAAGATCCCAGGAACTTTATCTTTCAGGGTGCGGCGCTGGTGGAGTTGGGACGCTTTGACGATGCGAAAGCGCGCTATCACAAAGCCATTGAACTGGCCCCCGGCAGCCCGGAACCCTACGTCAACTGGGGCGTGGCGCTGGCGCGCAGCGGCGAATATCATGAGGCGGTGTTTAACTTCAAGGCCGCGTTGGGCCTGAAAGCCTTTCAGCCGAACGTGTTCTTTCTGTGGGGCGCCGTGCTGGCGGAAATGGGCCAGTACGAAGAGGCGATTGAGAAGTTTCAGGTCACGCTGCGGCATCATCCCAAGCACGTGGAGGCGCTGTTGTTCTGGGCGGTGGCGCAGAATCGGCTGGGGCGCTATCAGGACGCCATCAGCACGTGTCGCCGCGCGCTGGCCATCGACGCCGACAAGCCGGATTTATACCTGACGCTGGGCGACGCGCTGGCGAACTCCCAACGGCTGGATGCGGCGATCTCGAACTATCGCCATGCGTTGATGCTGAATCCGCAACTGGGCGACGCGTATAAGAGCTGGGGCGTGGCGCTGGCCCGCGACGGCAAGCTGGACGAAGCCGTGACCAAATTTGAAAAGGCCCAGGCCATTGATGCCGAACTGCCGGGCCTGAACGCCGTCTGGGGCGCCGCGCTGGTCGAAGCCAAACGCTATCAGGAAGCGCTCGCCTATCTGGAGAAAGCCGCCGCCGAAGATCCTGAGAACGCCGAAGCGCTGCTCAACGAGGCCATGGCGCTGATTCATCTGGGCGCGAAAGATCTGGCGCTTGAAAAACTCTTCGCCGTGGAAAGCGTCGATAGCTGGAATCCGCGCGTGCATACGCTGCTGGGCGCGCATTACCGCAGCCTCGGCGACCCGGATCGCGCGATTACGCACTTTCGCAAGGCGCTCGACGAATCGCCCGACTTTGAGGACGCCATGGCGCAACTCGCCCAGGCCTATGGCGACAAGGGCGACGACGAGGAAGCCTTGCGCGCCCTGCGCCCCTGGATTCGCCGCTCGCCAGACTGCCCGGCCGCGCAGTTACATTACGGTCATGCCCTCGCGCGCAGCGGGGACCAGGACGAGGCCATTGCGCGCTTTGAAAAATCGCTGGCGCTCGCGCCGGATTCGCAGGAAAGCCGCCTCGCGCTGGCCGAAGCCTTGCTGGGTCGCGCCCAGAGCGACGATCTCGCCCGCGCTCAGACGCTGCTCGCCGACGCGCTGGCCCTGGACCCGCAATGCGAAGCCGCCCGGGAGCTACAGGCTAGGCAAACAGGCTAA
- a CDS encoding bifunctional oligoribonuclease/PAP phosphatase NrnA: MSDQTLLYQPALDALATAETVMLTAHVSPDGDAIGGLLALRHALAQRYPRLRRIDGAVSGGVPVVFDFIPGATAIRCIETDSDILEKYDVSISVDCGSLERLGAAKSRFLEAGCSINIDHHLNNARFARVNIVIPDASASGEVVADLIDAMGADFTPEIASCVYAALVTDTGGFRFANAGGKAYRLAARCIEAGADHEFIYKQLFENRPRAQMLLQADALLHAAFDCDDRLCWTCVTQAMFQRAQATEEHTDGIVDALRNIDTVKAAVVFKETPDGAVRVSLRSDDHALNVADIAARFGGGGHKMAAGCTLSGSLDAAQSAILPLLRAQLAGLASCGASSASSL, encoded by the coding sequence ATGTCCGATCAGACGCTCCTGTATCAGCCCGCGTTAGATGCGCTGGCGACAGCCGAAACGGTCATGCTCACGGCCCATGTATCGCCGGACGGCGATGCTATTGGCGGCCTGTTGGCCCTTCGTCATGCGCTCGCCCAGCGTTACCCTCGCTTACGGCGTATTGATGGCGCGGTTTCCGGCGGCGTGCCGGTTGTTTTCGATTTTATACCCGGCGCGACGGCCATTCGCTGCATTGAGACCGATTCCGACATTCTGGAAAAATACGACGTCTCGATTTCCGTCGATTGCGGTTCTCTTGAACGTCTGGGGGCGGCAAAATCCCGCTTTCTGGAAGCCGGCTGCTCCATTAATATCGATCATCACCTCAACAACGCCCGTTTTGCGCGCGTGAATATCGTCATCCCCGACGCTTCGGCCAGCGGGGAAGTGGTCGCCGACCTCATCGACGCGATGGGCGCCGACTTTACGCCGGAGATTGCCTCATGCGTGTATGCGGCGCTGGTCACCGATACCGGCGGATTCCGCTTCGCCAATGCGGGCGGCAAGGCGTATCGTCTCGCGGCGCGCTGCATTGAGGCGGGCGCGGATCATGAGTTTATTTACAAGCAATTATTCGAAAACCGCCCGCGCGCGCAAATGCTGCTTCAAGCCGATGCGCTGCTTCATGCGGCCTTCGATTGCGACGATCGCCTCTGCTGGACCTGCGTGACGCAGGCGATGTTTCAACGCGCCCAGGCGACAGAAGAGCATACCGATGGCATTGTCGACGCCTTGCGCAATATTGATACCGTCAAAGCCGCCGTGGTGTTTAAAGAAACGCCGGATGGCGCCGTTCGCGTCAGCCTTCGCAGCGACGATCATGCGCTGAACGTCGCCGATATCGCGGCGCGTTTTGGCGGCGGCGGGCATAAAATGGCGGCCGGCTGTACGCTGTCCGGTTCTCTGGACGCCGCCCAGTCGGCGATTCTACCGCTGTTGCGCGCGCAACTCGCCGGGCTTGCGTCCTGCGGCGCGTCTTCGGCTTCTTCTCTCTAG